CTTGCCATCCAAAACGAAAGGGTGCGCCCGCGTCATCCAGCCCATTCGACGAAAATATTTATCAGCGGCGTGTTTGCGGGTTTCGCTGGCGAGGTCGCGCGCGCGCTTTTGCAACAGTTCGGGAAACGCATTGATTTGCGGTTCAAAATCGTTGAGGAATGCGTTGACGGTTTGCTCGAATTCCGCGCCGGGCGTGATGTGCAGGACTTCGTTGACTATCCAGCGCGGCACGCCGTCTCTTTGATAATCGCTGGCAATTTTGTATTTCATCAAAGCGGTTTCCCACTGATTGGCGAGGATGGTCGGGTACAACAGCCACAAACGCCGCATCGGGTCAATGAACATGGTGCAGTTGGTATCGGGGTAGCCTGGCGTGTCTGCCATAGTAAATCGCGGACTCCACGCGCGCGCGCCTTTGCGAAGCCTTGCGCCTTCGATTTTGACATCATCGGCGGTGCGTTCGCCCGAACCGTGAAACCAGCAAACCAGCAAATCGCCGTTCGGACATTCAACGATGCACGAGGCGTGATTGTGCCAGTGTTCGAGCGGGAAAATAATTTCCGCTTCATAAAACGGCGCGGCTGATTTTTGATTGGACGCGATGACCTGCGCGCAAACGAGGATTAAGCAAAGTGAAAGGGGAATTATGATTTTCATTGTTCGTAGCGTGGGCAGAAAATTTAGATAAATTAAAACAAGGTTAAAATGCC
This is a stretch of genomic DNA from Acidobacteriota bacterium. It encodes these proteins:
- a CDS encoding exo-alpha-sialidase — translated: MKIIIPLSLCLILVCAQVIASNQKSAAPFYEAEIIFPLEHWHNHASCIVECPNGDLLVCWFHGSGERTADDVKIEGARLRKGARAWSPRFTMADTPGYPDTNCTMFIDPMRRLWLLYPTILANQWETALMKYKIASDYQRDGVPRWIVNEVLHITPGAEFEQTVNAFLNDFEPQINAFPELLQKRARDLASETRKHAADKYFRRMGWMTRAHPFVLDGKRLIVPLYSDGFSFSLMAITDDWGATWKTSTPLVGLGNIQPSIVKKRDGSLYTLMRDNGPAPKRLHQATSTDEGMTWSKVTDSDIPNPGAGAEIITLRNGHWALIYNDTEIGRHSLAVAISDDEGKTWKWKRHLEYDAPGAEAGAYHYPSIIQARDGSLHASYSYHLNKKDIGNDSDGKPARKTIKHAHFNEAWVLAGDEK